One window from the genome of Megalobrama amblycephala isolate DHTTF-2021 linkage group LG4, ASM1881202v1, whole genome shotgun sequence encodes:
- the zdhhc8b gene encoding palmitoyltransferase ZDHHC8B, with the protein MPNSVGKRFKPTKYIPVSTAATLLVGSTTLFFVFTCPWLTKAISPVVPLYNGIIFLFVLANFSLATFMDPGVFPRADEDEDKDDDFRAPLYKNVEIKGIQVRMKWCATCHFYRPPRCSHCSVCDNCVEEFDHHCPWVNNCIGRRNYRYFFLFLLSLSVHMVGVFSFGLLFVLHHLETLSALHSTVTLVVMCVTGLFFIPVMGLTGFHMVLVARGRTTNEQVTGKFRGGVNPFTRGCCGNVKHVLCSPLAPRYISDPRKKIPIALKPPFLRPDLSNRHVTVKVSDNGIHSNILRSKSKTSLDGVDDKSMDKQPPLPPKADRYNQLKSQLTSSEESSLSSKPTNPSTPAMYKYRPSFGTMPKVHYHATGEKIVMSENGKPSAVLEERGHDYRSEPNLDLPDYRSTPLHRTYQSSPFQLDSFSTTSRSFSLKQGVNRADRVPLGGSKPDTVTSTPHKGVFSPGTLSGRNGSLSYDSLLTPSITPSLGECAAHPGVPSMGFHSPYLPTKMCHVRGPELQRHAGPPAYSPVHVGAMYGRQSPHPRDRERDPSPVRYDNLSKTIMASIQERKEFEEREKLMLRHTQAPVAYANDSGVFDTCSGAAYGLPPGTCYPEGPRGPGSREPTPPVCSSRDGNLMGYAPRTPVLRSSASSLTRAPRTSTTSLHTDGGSTGRIAEHQYRSPVHQSHHSPTAVPRSPSYAHQKVAFISALERADSPRLGTREDLGPGKVNGQLKGQARDCHLGTPSGTPSRHTNVKKVTGVGGTTYEISV; encoded by the exons GTGTCCGTGGTTAACCAAGGCCATCTCCCCTGTTGTGCCTCTATACAATGGCATCATCTTCCTCTTTGTGTTGGCCAACTTCAGCTTGGCCACCTTCATGGACCCTGGAGTTTTTCCCAGAG CGGATGAGGACGAAGACAAGGACGATGACTTCCGAGCTCCGCTATATAAAAACGTGGAGATAAAGGGAATTCAGGTGCGGATGAAGTGGTGTGCCACGTGCCACTTCTACAGACCTCCGCGCTGCTCACACTGCAGTGTGTGTGACAACTGTGTGGAG GAGTTTGACCATCACTGCCCATGGGTGAACAACTGCATTGGCCGGAGGAATTATCGCTATTTCTTCTTGTTCCTGCTGTCTCTAAGTGTTCACATGGTGGGCGTATTTTCCTTTGGCCTGCTGTTCGTGTTACACCACCTTGAGACGCTGAGTGCACTCCACTCAACTGTGAC TCTTGTGGTAATGTGTGTGACTGGCCTGTTCTTTATCCCTGTTATGGGCCTCACTGGGTTTCACATGGTTCTTGTAGCCAGAGGACGGACCACAAATGAACAG GTGACAGGAAAGTTCAGAGGAGGAGTGAATCCATTCACTCGGGGTTGCTGTGGCAACGTGAAACACGTCTTATGCAGTCCGCTTGCTCCTAG GTATATTTCTGATCCCAGGAAGAAAATTCCCATCGCTTTGAAACCACCATTCCTCCGCCCTGACCTCTCTAACCGGCACGTCACTGTAAAAGTCAGTGATAATGGTATCCATAGTAACAtcctacgaagcaaa tcTAAGACCAGTCTGGATGGTGTGGATGATAAAAGTATGGATAAACAGCCACCTCTGCCGCCAAAAGCGGATCGCTACAACCAGCTCAAGAGTCAACTCACCTCCAGCGAAG AGAGTTCCCTGTCCAGCAAACCCACCAATCCATCCACCCCTGCCATGTACAAATACCGACCTTCCTTCGGCACCATGCCTAAAGTTCACTATCACGCAACTGGAGAGAAG ATTGTAATGTCTGAGAACGGTAAGCCCTCTGCAGTTTTGGAGGAGCGAGGTCACGATTACCGTTCGGAGCCGAATCTTGATCTGCCAGACTACCGCAGCACTCCTCTCCACCGAACGTACCAGTCCTCTCCTTTCCAGCTGGACTCTTTCAGCACGACGTCTCGCTCCTTCAGTCTCAAACAAGGAGTGAACAGGGCCGACCGTGTGCCACTGGGTGGCAGCAAACCAGATACAGTCACTTCCACCCCTCACAAAGGAGTCTTCTCTCCTGGGACGTTATCCGGTCGCAACGGCAGCCTGTCCTACGATAGCTTGCTAACCCCCAGCATAACACCATCTCTGGGCGAATGTGCTGCCCACCCGGGAGTGCCCTCTATGGGTTTTCATTCACCCTACTTGCCCACTAAAATGTGCCACGTACGAGGGCCTGAGCTTCAACGACACGCCGGTCCGCCGGCCTACAGCCCTGTGCACGTAGGAGCGATGTACGGGCGGCAGTCACCACACCCGAGAGATCGAGAGCGAGATCCCTCGCCCGTCCGCTACGACAACCTTTCCAAAACCATCATGGCCTCCATCCAGGAGAGGAAGGAGTTTGAGGAGAGGGAGAAACTCATGCTTCGGCACACTCAAGCACCGGTGGCCTACGCCAACGATTCGGGTGTGTTTGACACCTGCAGTGGAGCCGCCTATGGACTCCCACCTGGGACGTGCTACCCTGAAGGCCCTAGAGGCCCCGGATCCCGAGAGCCCACCCCTCCTGTGTGCAGCTCTCGGGATGGGAACTTGATGGGATACGCTCCCCGAACCCCTGTTCTGCGTTCCTCTGCATCCTCGCTTACCAGAGCACCGAGGACTTCTACTACATCCCTCCACACAGATGGAGGCAGTACAGGCAGGATAGCCGAACACCAATATCGCTCACCGGTGCACCAATCGCATCACTCCCCAACAGCAGTGCCCCGTTCCCCATCATACGCGCATCAGAAGGTTGCCTTCATTAGCGCCCTGGAGAGGGCGGACTCACCACGTCTGGGTACAAG AGAGGACCTCGGTCCAGGTAAAGTCAACGGGCAACTAAAGGGCCAAGCACGTGACTGCCATCTAGGGACTCCTTCTGGAACTCCCAGCAGACACACCAATGTCAAAAAGGTCACAGGAGTGGGTGGAACTACATATGAGATTTCTGTTTGA